Part of the Chanos chanos chromosome 5, fChaCha1.1, whole genome shotgun sequence genome, CGGCTCTGAGCAAAATAAAGAGCCAAGAGAATTCTCACTCTTACAAAAACACCCTATACCTGCTTCACATACAGCTGGATGTCTgcatacagacatgcacatgtgtgtaatGCAGTAGAGTTAGGAGTGCAGTTTTGGTTTAATAAATGAGGGGACACTAGCATGCAGCAGCAGTGCGTGTTTATGTTTCAGGCTCAGTAACGTGCAAAGCTGCTAAGTAATGTGTATTGTAAAAAGCTTTTGCAAATGGCTGTTGTATAACTTAACTGAAAGTTCAGCCTTCCCCTATGAATTCTGATGAAGTCACTAATGTGCGTTTGAGTGTGGGAGAGCACCGCGTTGTTGATCTTGTAGCTAGTTTTTCAACCCGGTTGCCAATTCAACAGCTTGTTCTCAAACTGCAAAAGCTCTATTAATATTGTAGGGTGAGGTAAGTACCCAAAAATGAAGTAATATTTcaggcacagacagaggagggaggtCAGCATCAGTTCTGCTGGGAAAATCCCAGCCACGATCTCCCACAGAACATATTACAAATATGCCATCAGTGCTGAAATGTACTGAATAAGTTGTAAGAACAGACATAAGAAAATATATCTCCCTTTGGAAGTAGTATCAATCttgaccaagaaaaaaaaaccctggagtttgtgtctgttttctttaatgacGGTGACTAACGACGGCAGACAGAATTTGTGAAAGAATGAGTGATGAAGGCTATCCTGAAGGTTAGCAGTGCCTtgaaataatgaattaaaatttgtttaaaaaaaaaaaagggtctcaTCCCTCAGGGTCTGAAATATGATAGCATTAATCTAAATTGAGTGTGGTACAGGTTtattgaaactgaaaatgagcaAAGAATTAGTTTTCTTTGGTACTTTGGGTGAATGACATATTGTATTAGTTCAAGGCTATTAGCAATGAGCTCAGTATCACACTGTAtttgtcagtgtcacagtctgatttaacaaaaaaaaaaaaaaaaaaaacaggaagtctGTCACTACTCTTTTTACTCATTTTCACCGTCTAAATCTTGACATTGAAACTTCCCCTAAACTGCTCGGAACTTAAAAATTCCAGTACTTTTTCCACATCTCGTAACGCGTGTTGTTGTACTGGACTTGTTCACATGtagaaaaatcacaaaaacaacTTATTGAGGAAATAAATCACGACAAAACGTTGAATTGTTTATGACCTCTAAATAACGCTTTCGTCCAATTGTTATTACAGATGGGCATCCACGTACGGCATAAATATGATAAAGCACTTACAGTGAGTTCTATGGTCGCCCCTCCTGTTCTCATTGCACTGTGTTGAGACATTTCATTAGAGTGAGTCATGGTCTCCTTTGCTTTAGCGACCGGTTAGCAACGGGCTGTACTATATTTGGCCTCTCCTAAGATTCCTCCTGAGgtacactgctttttttttttttttctttttcttttttttttttttttaagttaacaGCCCGCTCATAAACCCAACACTATGTTTCTTAACCTGCCAGAACGTCTGAGAGATGTGTTGTACAATATGATGCCAGCCCCCTAAAGGCTCCAATcagcacacagaggaaagtCAAAGAGATtttgggagggggaaaaaaaaaaaccatgggtTTCCGTGTTTAGATGAACAAGGAGGCCTGTATATTGTTCAAAATGTGTTCCAGAGGGAAACGCAGGGTTAGACTTCTATCGCATTAAAGAAATCTATTCTAAATGTATTCCATACCATGATCttcaacaaaatatttacatttaattatcTTACCATCACATGGAATATTTGATCTGACGAGGAGAAGCGATCTCCGTTAAAAGCTGAGGAAAAAGTCAgtcaatgaagaaaaaagaaaaaaagaagttgacAGTAAAAACAGCATGGCAAACTGCACATACAGTTCTGAGTTATAAGGTTACTGGAACAACTGTACATTACAGAGGTCACTGTAACCGCGGGACAACTACACATTACTGTTGACAAACATGCCCAAAGCTAATTCATATCATGAGAGCATGCTTTTAAACACTGTTCTTCTACCAGCAGAAATACatgaactttctctctcattctgtctcttggCCATGTGTTTACTTGAACTACACAGTAGAGAACTCGTGTAAAGACCTGTACTTTCCTTGCATGGTTGCTGCTCTGCACTCCACCTGGTCAGGTTGTGGCCGCACCCTGACCCCAGATGACTGACTCtactttcatttctcatttctgaatTTAGTTTTTATGCTCAGACGGGGTGGGAGTGATCGAAAAAGCACACCCTGCGCTAATAATAgcctctataaaaaaaaaacagagttaaaaGTATCTCAGCTCCATGAGCATGGAACAGTGCACAAATGCTAAACCTAATAATGGACTCggtgttaaagagagaaagaaagaaagaaggaacgagagaaagaaagaaagaaagaaagaaagaaagaaagaaagaaagaaagaaagagtcacAACATTGTTTATATCCATTAGAGAGTTTGTACTTTCTGTGCAGACATACAGATGGTAAAACAGTACCCGCTTCCTCAAAAAGCTATTCTTTGTACATGTGAAATAATAACCGATGTCCTTAAATATCCGAGGTCATACTCTGGgcaggaaatatataaataaataaggtgaCACTGAAGCTGAAGGTGGGCTAAACTAAAAATGAATGGGTAAAATTTTGTTCATGTACATATACAGCTAAACCTATTGGATGAGAAACAGTTATTAAATTAGTAACTTATCAACTTTTTAACAAATGGGATGACtgagaataactgtaattttaatTGTTACTCACGGCTTTGAAAGATCACCTGGGTTTACTTCAGTGTGTCCAATTTGCTTGACTGACACAGAAGTATAGTTAGCCTGCTTTTACCGCTGACAGTCACCTTTCTGCAACAACAGAAAGAGCTGTAAAGTTGGCCAAGTGACATTAAAACAATCAATTACACATTGAAAAAAGGCCTACTTGacatttgtgagaaaaaaaagaagaaagaaacaagacacaaaGTTCGGACACAAACTGATGACTTAAAATGAGCTAAATGATTGGTTGCCGATGTAGTTTTGTTCAAAGGACCCTCTTCCATCACAAAAGCCTACAGTACTGGATTAAAACAGAAGGGATTTAAGTTTCTACTCATGTTTCTAAAAGTAGAATAAAAAGAATAGGAAAATATCTGAAATGACTCTTGATAAACATTTAACCTCAACGAGTCAGAGCTCATGGGCGGTAACTAAATACAGTCATGCttgcgctctctccctctctctctctctctctctctctctctctctctctctctctctctctctctctctctctctctctctctctctctctcgctctgtgacatcatcaggaACTTAAGTGTATAAAGTAACCACAAGAACGCAGCGTGTGAGGAAAGCAGAGGCGAGTAAGTGTAGACAGAGGGCTCTTTCTTGACCAGGAACATGGGCAGGaggaaacagtgaaacacagcGTGACTCGactctcccactcacacactgtgtAGGTGCGAGGGAGGACGAAGACCAGACAAACTTGACGTAAAGACAGGGCAACAGCTCAGAAAGGTttccatgataaaaaaaactacagatGTGTGGACTTCAAGCCTACTCTGTCGGTAAgattaaacatatttaaattcTCTGAGATAGGACTAACAACAAGACATGAAGTccttttttggtttctttgtgtgagtatttttttgtttgtttgtttgtttgtttgtcttccatGAGTTACAGTATCTCTCAATTTGATAGCAGCAGTTACAGTTTACTCACGCAACTTCATTTGAACTTCAATCTAAACTTCGTAACCACTACCGAAATCCAGTTACATAAATCAGGTTTAACACAGAATTAAACCGAAGGCTGTTCTGTTAACATTCTTTCTACGTTCAATGAAATTTCCCAACCACTGCTGAGGCTCGGTAACATGTGTCAGGCTTAATCCAGAGTAATGTCAAAGCTGGCTATGTTAACATTCTGTTACATGACATGCTTTTCGAAAGTGGTGTTATAATCCAAGCAGGACTGACTAAGAGGAAATCAAGATGTTCAATGTTAGCTGAGAGTATATACAAGTGAGGAAATAATGGACATTCACATGCAGAAGAACAGGCTGCTgacagaaacttaaaaaaaaaactgccaagTGAAACAGCTTTAACATGCAGGCACTGCAAATTTATcaaacttcagagagagagagagagagagagagagagagagagagagagagagagagagagagagagagagagagagagagagagagaaagagagcttagGTGGAGTTTGGTGGGGGTCAGTAATTGAGTTTTCAAGGACATAAACATGAAGGGAGATGCAGTTGGTTGATGTTGAGGGTTATTTGAAATCTATGTTCTCTCACGATCACTCTCAACAGTTGCCCTGAAGCCTGTGCTGTGATGTTGTGAGACAAAGTTCGCTCTTGTAGTCTGAAGATCATGGCGTTCTTTCACGGATCTCATGAAACCCACTATGCTCTTCCCACCTGACTAGTAGGACTTCAGCATCTAATAGCCACAGGACAAGACAGACCAAGAGAAAGACACTCCAAATGACTTTAAGCTTCCCTGAAACTATATCTGAGCAATATGGCCCAAACATAATACTTTGATATTTTCAGACCCAAGTCATCATATACTATACATGAAAaagtttcttgttttgtcttttttttttttttttttttgcttacaaGTTCGTACAATCAACAGAAGACTAAACAACAGTTGTATCACAGCTGATAAAGTGATACCCGCAAAACAACGCAAAACTACTGCAAAAAATATGAGTTAATCTTATCTGTTACTAAGAAATTCGTCAGTCTGTTCACCGCCAACTTTTCCTGTAATAGCAGAtccttcaaatgaaaaaaaaaaacaacaacgtggTACTAATCGCTTGTTTGTCACCGatatttttctaattttttctatttttctcttgACTGGAGGACACGGCAAACCTCCAGTACTGTAATGAATTCCTTATTCTGCTCTCATTCCTTCTCTGTCTGGGTTGATGGAATCAATTTGAAGGACTGCTTCTTTTCATTAGACATACAAATGACAAACGACAAATTTTACACATAGCTGTACTTTGCTGCGCGGTTTCGCTTTTAAAAAACCAATTAACTTTCACAGAACTGCTGTgacgttccttttttttctttttttttttttacgagaatcatttcttttctgaagTTGAATTCTTGCCACTGCCTGCGTCCattgtggactttttttttttttgcaatttgtGTGCCATCTATATTTTTAAAGAGTAGACCAGACCAGGGTACTCTGCTTCATGGAGGATAATGTGGACAAGCAGATAAATACTAAGTGCAAAAATCTCGTAACTGATGAATTTTTGATCTGAAGTAAGTAAATCTTGATCCTGGACATATGATCTAATGAAAATTTGTATACAAAAGAACATAGGATATGTCGTAAAGACTTGCAATATCGCTCAACTATCAGAAAGCAGTGCAGATATGAAAAGGATATATATCAACATCTCTTCTAACTGTGCGTGGTTTTTTTGCATAGCCTGATGTCATTTCTTAAAATTCACACCAGTTCTTCACATAGTGATGTGAGACTTGCACTGTCagatctttctctgtctctttctttttttttctgcttcatcCTGGCATTGTGTAGAGTGTCTTCCTGTTTACAGCTTCTCCTCAACAAAAGCAGTGTGTGAATGGCAATACCACGACACTCATAGCAggcatgttgtttttctgaagaTCTTCTTCAGCTTCGGTCAAGGCACATTTTAATCGTTTAAATTGCTTACTTATTGTATCAGAAGGcataaaaaaaaggtctttaatTGCGTGTATACACTTTCTGTACCTGTAGGCTATGTATGACTGATGTATGACGGACGTGTAACTTTTGGGTTGTTTAAATAACCCAGGAGCGGTCTTAAAATGGTTCGAGCATTCTTATTTTGACCTCCTGACTACAAACTGACTTGAACACCAAGCAACACGCAGCCTTAAGTCTTAAGCTTCCTGTTGAGTAATGAACAACAGGAAGTTGGGTTTGATTATGGGCAAAGTTGTTTCACATATGGGCTGTGAGACCAAAACTAACatagctgcttttttttttttttggttcccaCATGCAGTTTCACCTTATGAGTCTATCAGTACAACAGTCGTTCATCTCACTTAAAACCTTTTGTCTCtctaatgtgcttttttttttcaaagtctaTAGCTACTACAGAGAAAAGGGGAATAAGCCTAAGGGCATTTCTTTATGGTAGGTCTCCATCAGTTTATCAAAGCGGAAGGTTGAAGATCAGGATCCCATCCATCATTTTCTCTGCCCTCCTATTGGCCTGTTCTTTCAGAAGTGTCTGAACTGGTTAGCCTCCTTCAGCTGGGCACTCAAGCAGTGAAATCTTGACTCCTCCAACATTCATGAGGGTTGGGCCTAATACGACAGttagcagagagagggggagaaacaCAGGGGAGGGACTGAAGTTCACTCTGctcacctgctctctctttctctctctctttcactctctctctctctttcactttctctctccctctctccctctctctctctctctctctctccacagaaaTGTCCCCATTCCATCACATCTGTGAGAGCCAAAGACTAAAATAGAATTGGAACCTCCAGAGACATCCACAAAGTGTAAACAGAACGAACCAGGACAGTGGCAGTCTCCGTGGACCTACAAAACCTCCAAAAATCTACGAGTGCAAAGACAAGCCCTCTAACTTTGGGGATTAACAACGTAACGGTGTGTGTTGGGGATGTCGTGACACTTGGGCCTCGGTTCATTAGCCAGGACCTGTGTCTAATATTTATCCCAGTACAGAACGCCCCACCACAGCTGAGgagttaaaaaataattaaaaaaaaaaaaagagttgattCTGAGGACAGGATGCAACTAGGCTCAAGTGACTGGAGTTAAGAGCTCCCTTGTTGACGAGGCTTTAATCCACCCCTCTGACgaattctgtttctctgttggGCTCATTACCTCAAAGATAACATTGTGTTTGATGTCTATATGAACTCCACAGAGAGCTGAGGAACTCTGACTGAACCATGACGGACAAGATCCAAGTGTTTTTCAATGAAATATGGAGCCTCGTCTCCAACAAGCATAACCAGGGTATTTACAACACGGTCTGCCTGGTGGTACTTTTGGCTTTGCCTTTAGTTATGCTATTTACAGCTTTCATGGTTTGTTGCCATTGTTGCTGCTGTCGTCGTGCCAACTGCGTCCCGTGCTGTCGTCGGAAAGATGACACCACCGTCAGCGACCCAAaatcagagaagaagaaaaagaagaaaaagaacagtagCCAAAAGGCCGAAGACTTGTGgatctctgttaaaacagaacCAATGACCCCTGATAGGGCGGCACTGACCATGGTGTAGCACCGTTACGCCAAAATAGACTGTTATTTGTTATCTGTGTATACatgtttccccttttttttttactgcacgGTACATGTAAAGGTACTGAAGCGTGTGGTATAAGTCAGTCactgtgagtgtggttgtgtgaaagAGTTGGGCAACATGTGCAGTTTTCTCGTCTTCGAAAGAGAACCGAAATTGAAGACTTGAATGCATAGGCTAAGACTGAGATCATACAGCATTTacagtaaatctgtgtgtgtgtgtgtgtgcgcttttgtttgtgtgcgtatgtgtatgtgcgtgcgtgtgtgtgtgtgtgtgtgtgtctgtgtgagaatgtgtggcTGCACGTGAGTGATTTTTACTCTTTCAAGTAAAATACACTTCCTTCACAAAAAGGTGACTGTGAGGTCAAGAacaatttgacattttcaaattGAAAGGGCTGCAATCCAATGCtgagatctgaaaaaaaaaaaaaaaaatatatatatatat contains:
- the kiaa0040 gene encoding uncharacterized protein KIAA0040 homolog; protein product: MTDKIQVFFNEIWSLVSNKHNQGIYNTVCLVVLLALPLVMLFTAFMVCCHCCCCRRANCVPCCRRKDDTTVSDPKSEKKKKKKKNSSQKAEDLWISVKTEPMTPDRAALTMV